The Pseudomonas entomophila genome segment TGTCGATGATTCACCAGACGGTATTCACCGTGTTCAACCAGTGGCTCCCGGCCTCCGGCTACCAGGCCGCCGACGCGCCGGAGTTCGAGCTGTACAGCCCGGACTTCGATCCGATGCGCGGCATCGGCTACGTCGACCTGTGGATCCCCCTGGCCGGCCGCTGATCGCGCAGGGCCATTCGCGGGGGGCAGAGGGCTAGACTCGACGGGACATGGCAAGGGCACAGGAGCCACCGACATGACCCCGAAGAACAGTATCTGCCTCTGGTTCGACGGCGATGCCGAAGCGGCGGCGAACTTCTATGCGCGCACCTTTCCCGACAGCAGGGTGACCGCCGTGCACCAGGCGCCCGGCGACTACCCGTCTGGCCAGCAGGGCGATGTGATCACGGTCGAGTTCACCGTGATGGGCATCCCCTGCATCGGCCTCAATGGCGGGCCGATGTTCAAGCACAGCGAGGCGTTCTCGTTCCAGGTGGCGACCGACGATCAGGCGGAAACCGACCGTTACTGGAACGCCATCATCGACAACGGCGGTGAAGCCAGCGCCTGTGGTTGGTGCAAGGACAAGTGGGGGCTGTCGTGGCAGATTTCGCCGCGCGTTCTCACCCAGGCGGTGAGTGGCACTGATCAGGCTGCCGCCAAACGGGCGTTCGAGGCGATGTTGACGATGGGCAAGATCGACATTGCGGCGATCGAGAAGGCGCTCAAGGACTGAGGGCCAGGCGAGCGGGGCGCATCCCTGCGCCGGGAAACATCAGAAGCTGTACTTGGCCGTCAGCATGAAGTTGCGTGGGTCGCCGAAGGTGTCTCCACCGTAGTCCACGGATTTGGAAATCGACGAGTAATAAGTGCGGTCGAAGACGTTGTTGGCGTTGAGCTGCAGGTCCAGGTGCGGGTTGACCTGGTAGCCGGCCATCAGGTCGGTGACGGCGTAGGCGCCTTGAGTCAACCGGTAGTTGCTGCCGTCGCCCAGGGCGATGTCGTTGTACATACGGCTTTGCCAGGTCACGCCACCGCCCACGCGCAGTTTCTCCAGCGGGCCCTGGAAGCGGTAGACGGTGTACAGCTTGAACTGGTGCTCGGGGGTGTCGGAGTTGAGCGGTTTGTTGACCTTGGCCGGGTTGTTCGCATCCTTGACGGTGTGGACGCGGGCATAGGTGTAGCCGGCACCGAGCTGCCAGTGGTCGGTCAAGGCGCCTTGCAGTTCGAAGTCGATCCCTTGGCTGCGCACTTCGCCGGAGGCCTGGTAGCAGCTCAGTTGCGGGCAGCCCGGCAGTTTCACCTCGACCTGACGGTTCTCCTGGTCGATGCGGAACACTGCCAGGCTTGCGTTCAAGGCCCCGTCGAAATAGTCGCCCTTGATACCAACCTCGTAGTTCTTGCCGACGATCGGGGTCACCGGCTTGCCTGAGCTGTCCCGGCCTTCCTGTGGGGTGAAGATGTCGGTGTAGCTCACGTAGACCGAATGGTGCTGGTCGAGGTCGTAGATCAGGCCGCCGTAGCGGGTGACGTTGCGGGTGACCTTGTAATCGCCGGCGTCATTGTCGCGTTGATCGTAGTCGTACCAGTCCAGGCGCCCGCCGAGGATCAGCTTCAACGGGTCGGCGAGGCTCAGGCGGGTAGTGGCATACACACCTTCCTGGTTGATCACGTAGCGGCTGTTGCCGGTATGTACGAAGTCAGGCTTGGCGCCGTTGAGTGGGTAGTCGGTGTCGTAGGGGCTGTAGTTGCGCTCGTTCATGTCGTAGAGGCGCTTGCTGGCACCCAGCACCAGTTCGTGGTTGCGCCCGAGCAGTTCGAACGGGCCGCTGGCGAAGGCATCGAGGCCCAGCTGGTTCTCGTCGTTCTGCGACTGGTAGACCGTGCGGCTCAAGGCCTTGGCGGTGCTCCAGCGCGATTGGTAGGAGCCGCGGAACAGGGCGTTCTGTTCGCTGTAGTTGGCGTTGACCTGCAGGTTCCAGTCGTTGGCCAGGCGTTGGCGCAACTCGGCGAACAGCGTGTTGATCTCCTGGTCCTTGTCCTCCCAGTCGGTGCCCGGGTTGTACGAGCGCGACACATCCAGGTGGCGGCCGTTGAGGTCGGTGGGAATGGCGCCCCAGAAGACATTGGTCTTGTCCTTCTGGTGGGAGAAACCAAGGGTGAGCGTGGTGTCCTCGCTCAGGTCGGCCTCAGTCACTGCATAAAACAGGCCGTGGTTCTCTTCCTGGCCATCGCGAAAGCCGTTGGCGTCGCGGTATGAAGTGACCACGCGGCCGCGCAGGGTACCGCTGTCGTTGAGCGGGCTGGAGGCGTCGATCTCGCCGCGATAGTTGTCCCAGCTGCCGGCGGCGCCGGTCAGGGTGACCTTCTGTTCGGCCAGCGGGCGCTTGCGCACCAGGTTGATCGCCGCCGAGGGCGTGCCGGCCCCGGTGACCAGACCGGTGGAGCCACGCACTACTTCGACCCGGTCGAACATGGCCAGGTTAGGCTGGGCGCCGACCACCCAGCCGGTGTAGGCGCTGGGGATACCGTCGTACATGATGCTGTCGACGTCGAAGCCGCGGGCGGTATAGCTCTGGCGACCCGGCCCGTTGGCTTGGTTGAGGAACAGCCCCGGCGTGTACCGGGCCACATCGTTGATGCTGGTCATGTTCTGGTCATCCATGCGCTGGCGGGTGATCACGGTGACCGCCTGGGGTGTTTCGCGCATGGTCAATGGCAGCTTGGTGGCGGTCGACATGGCGCCGGTGGTGTAGGACTGCGACCCCTCCGTGGTGCTGCCCAGGCTGCTGTCATTGATGGCAGTGGCGCCCAGTTCCAGCACGCCTGGGGCCTGGTTTTCGGTTTGTGGGTTCGCGAGGGCGGGGGTGAGGGTGGCCATGCAGATGGCCGCGGCCAGCAGATTGCGCGCGGGTGTGAAGGGGTGGGAGGGCATGCGACGACTATCCTTATTGCTAGTGCTTATGAGAATTATTAGCGATAAGTGTGTCAGGATTTGTCGCATCTAAACAGCGTGATGTGCCACATTTCTCACAGATTTTTCACATGTTTCAGTGGCCCTGGTTGACCTCCAGAGCGCTCCGAGCGCGACGGTATCGTGTGGACCGTGCTGGCCCATTCGCCGGCAAGGCCTGCTCCTACAGGGGGCGGCGCTGAACCTGCAGGCGAACATCGGCAATGCGCTTGCCGGCTTGCAAGGCGATTTCCGAGGCCTGGCCATCGCGCTGCTTGCCTTGGCGCGCCTGGCCGACCAGCGCGGGAATCAATGGCCCTTCGGGCAAGTGCCGCCAGAACCGACCGGGCAGATGCTGGCGCAGGGCGTCGGGGTTGAGCCGGGCGGGGTTGAAAGTGTGCCGGTAATAGGTGAGCCAGAGCTCGGCGTCTGGGTCCTCCGCGTTCCGCGCCCACTGGCGCCAGTCCTCCGGGCAGTGGCGGCGGTAGTGCAGGTTTTCTCCGTCGAAGCGGATGCCGTCGCGCGGGGTTGCGATCAGCCAGCGCTGACGCCCCAGGCGTTCGGCGAAATGGCCGCTGGCACTGTCGAGGATGTCGTGTGCGGGTTCGTGATAGGCGACCAGGTCCAGTTGCAGGTGCTCGGCCAGTGCGGCAGGCAGCGGCACGAAGCGCACGAAGGCGTGCAGGTGATGGGCCTCGCGCCCAACCTGCTTGATACGCCGTTGCAGTTCACTGCCCAGGCGGTCACCGGCGAGCATGGCGGTGCGGTCGCCATGGGCGACGCGCCAGAGCACTTCGTAGAGCAGGTTCCAGCGTTGTTCGCCGCGATAGCGCCCAGCCTGTTCCAACTGGGCCAGCAAAGCCGCCGGCACGCGGGCGCGAAACGGGCCCGGGCCTTCGGGTGGAGGCGCCGCTACCGCGAGTAGATCATCCATCGGGCCTTGGCCCCAGGTGACCTCGGCCGGGTCGATGCCATGCCCAAGCAGTCGCCGAGCCTGGTCGCGCCAGGTGGCGAAGTCATCACCGCAGTCGAGCGCGATCATCCCCACAGGCCCATCTGCACCGGCGCCTGGGGCTCGCGCAGGCGGGCGCGCAGCAGGCCGCTGCGCAGTTCGGCCTGGGCCGGGCGGTAATCGCTGGTGACGATGAACGGGCGGGCTTTTTCCAGCACGCAGCGCAGCTGGATCAGGTCGTCGTAGCGCACCCGCCGTTCACGGCGCAGGGCCACCAGGCGCTGCACGCTGCGCAGGCCGATGCCGGGGATACGTGCCAGCAGCGCAGGTTCCGCGCGGTTCACGTCGAGCGGGAACACGTCGCGATTGGCCAGCGCCCAGGCCAGCTTGGGGTCGATGTCCAGCGCCAGGTTACCGGCCTCACCCAGCAGCTCACCGGCTTTGTAGCCATAGCCGCGCAAGAGAAAGTCGGCCTGGTACAAGCGGTGCTCGCGCAGCAGTGGCGGGGCGGCCAGTGGCACGCTGCCGGGGCTGTCGGGGATGGGGCTGAAGGCTGAGTAGTAGACGCGCTTGAGCCCGTATCCCTGGTACAGCGACTCGGCGTTGCGCAGCAGCGTGCTGTCATCGGTGGCGTCGGCACCGACGATCACCTGGGTACTTTGCCCGGCGGGCGTGAAGCGGGGTGCCCGCGGCTCGTCGGCCACCGCCTGTTGCCCCTGGTGGATCACCCCCATGGCCTGGCGGATGGTGCTGGCCTGTTTCTCCGGGGCCAGGCGCTTGAGGCTGGCGTCGGTGGGCAGTTCGATGTTGACGCTCAGGCGGTCGGCCAGGCGCCCGGCTTCTTCGATCAGCAACGGGTCGGCGTCGGGAATGGTCTTGAGGTGGATGTAGCCGCGAAAGCCGTGCTCCTCGCGCAGCAGGCGCGCCACCCTGACCAGTTGCTCCATGGTGTAGTCGGCCGAACGGATGATGCCGGAGCTCAGGAACAGGCCGCTGATGCAGTTGCGCCGGTAGAAGTCGAGGGTCAGGCGCACCACTTCCTCGGGGGTGAAGCGCGCCCGTGGCACGTTGCTGGAACGGCGGTTGACGCAGTACTGGCAATCGTAGAGGCAGAAGTTGGTGAGCAACACCTTGAGCAGGGATACGCAGCGGCCATCCGGGGTGAAACTGTGGCAGATACCCATGCCATCGGTGGCGCCAAGCCCGTCTCGGCCACGCGAGCTGCGCTTGGGCGCGCCACTGCTGGCGCAGGAGGCATCGTACTTGGCGGCGTCGGCCAGGATGCCGAGCTTGGCGATCAATTGCATGGGGATTCTCGAAATACTGAATATTCATACAGTATTTCGGGAATTAGCTGATTGCAAGTGCCTGCACGATCATGCCCGAGCAAATCAGTCGACTAAGCTTGACCCAGGCTCAACACCGCAGGCCCTGCGCCTGTGGGTTGCCGGTGCAGGCAAAGGCGAACACGGGAGCGCACATGAACATTGTGAAAAGAACGAAATGGGCCTTGCTCGGGCTGGTCCTGGCTTTGGGCCTGGGCAGCGCCCAGGCCGCCGATACCAGGCGGGTCGACGTCCTGCTGGTGGGCGGCGGCATCATGAGTTCGACACTGGCGGTCTGGCTCAACGAGCTGGAGCCTGGCTGGACGATGGAGATGGTCGAGCGCCTGGACAAGGTCGCCGAGGAGAGCTCCAACGGTTGGAACAACGCCGGCACCGGCCACTCTGCGCTGGCCGAGCTCAACTACACGCCGGAGAAGGACGGCAAGATCGACATCAGCAAGGCGGTGGAGATCAACGAGTCGTTCCAGGTTACCCGCCAGTTCCTGGCCTGGCAGGTGAAGCAGGGCGTGCTGAAGAATCCGCGTTCGTTCATCAACACCACGCCGCACATGAGTTTCGTCTGGGGTGACGACAATATCCGTTTCCTCAGGAAGCGTTACGAAGCCTTGCAGGCCAGCCCGCTGTTCAAGCCCATGCAGTACTCCGAGGATCACGCGCAGATCGCCAAGTGGGTACCGTTGATGATGGAGGGGCGTGAC includes the following:
- a CDS encoding putative DNA modification/repair radical SAM protein, producing the protein MQLIAKLGILADAAKYDASCASSGAPKRSSRGRDGLGATDGMGICHSFTPDGRCVSLLKVLLTNFCLYDCQYCVNRRSSNVPRARFTPEEVVRLTLDFYRRNCISGLFLSSGIIRSADYTMEQLVRVARLLREEHGFRGYIHLKTIPDADPLLIEEAGRLADRLSVNIELPTDASLKRLAPEKQASTIRQAMGVIHQGQQAVADEPRAPRFTPAGQSTQVIVGADATDDSTLLRNAESLYQGYGLKRVYYSAFSPIPDSPGSVPLAAPPLLREHRLYQADFLLRGYGYKAGELLGEAGNLALDIDPKLAWALANRDVFPLDVNRAEPALLARIPGIGLRSVQRLVALRRERRVRYDDLIQLRCVLEKARPFIVTSDYRPAQAELRSGLLRARLREPQAPVQMGLWG
- a CDS encoding TonB-dependent siderophore receptor; translated protein: MPSHPFTPARNLLAAAICMATLTPALANPQTENQAPGVLELGATAINDSSLGSTTEGSQSYTTGAMSTATKLPLTMRETPQAVTVITRQRMDDQNMTSINDVARYTPGLFLNQANGPGRQSYTARGFDVDSIMYDGIPSAYTGWVVGAQPNLAMFDRVEVVRGSTGLVTGAGTPSAAINLVRKRPLAEQKVTLTGAAGSWDNYRGEIDASSPLNDSGTLRGRVVTSYRDANGFRDGQEENHGLFYAVTEADLSEDTTLTLGFSHQKDKTNVFWGAIPTDLNGRHLDVSRSYNPGTDWEDKDQEINTLFAELRQRLANDWNLQVNANYSEQNALFRGSYQSRWSTAKALSRTVYQSQNDENQLGLDAFASGPFELLGRNHELVLGASKRLYDMNERNYSPYDTDYPLNGAKPDFVHTGNSRYVINQEGVYATTRLSLADPLKLILGGRLDWYDYDQRDNDAGDYKVTRNVTRYGGLIYDLDQHHSVYVSYTDIFTPQEGRDSSGKPVTPIVGKNYEVGIKGDYFDGALNASLAVFRIDQENRQVEVKLPGCPQLSCYQASGEVRSQGIDFELQGALTDHWQLGAGYTYARVHTVKDANNPAKVNKPLNSDTPEHQFKLYTVYRFQGPLEKLRVGGGVTWQSRMYNDIALGDGSNYRLTQGAYAVTDLMAGYQVNPHLDLQLNANNVFDRTYYSSISKSVDYGGDTFGDPRNFMLTAKYSF
- a CDS encoding VOC family protein, which gives rise to MTPKNSICLWFDGDAEAAANFYARTFPDSRVTAVHQAPGDYPSGQQGDVITVEFTVMGIPCIGLNGGPMFKHSEAFSFQVATDDQAETDRYWNAIIDNGGEASACGWCKDKWGLSWQISPRVLTQAVSGTDQAAAKRAFEAMLTMGKIDIAAIEKALKD
- a CDS encoding TIGR03915 family putative DNA repair protein — encoded protein: MIALDCGDDFATWRDQARRLLGHGIDPAEVTWGQGPMDDLLAVAAPPPEGPGPFRARVPAALLAQLEQAGRYRGEQRWNLLYEVLWRVAHGDRTAMLAGDRLGSELQRRIKQVGREAHHLHAFVRFVPLPAALAEHLQLDLVAYHEPAHDILDSASGHFAERLGRQRWLIATPRDGIRFDGENLHYRRHCPEDWRQWARNAEDPDAELWLTYYRHTFNPARLNPDALRQHLPGRFWRHLPEGPLIPALVGQARQGKQRDGQASEIALQAGKRIADVRLQVQRRPL